The genomic interval tactattcattactttttacctactatttattattctattattacttttttactactttttcactactattcacaaacattctcaacacttctcagatattctcactatccaaacgtagccttagtgTCGTAGATCACACGTGCCGCTCGTTGATGCACGTGGGTCTCATGGTTGTTGAAGTACGCTACGGTTTTTTTCTCTAGAGATTCATGCTCTTTTTTTCCATGAATGTAGGTTGGTTGTTCATCAGGCTTCACTTCAGTCCTCTACAATGCGCCTCTAAAATTTCCTTAGGCGGCATGTCTTTCTCAAAAAGCCTGTAACCCCCACCATgcgaaaatcatttattgtttcATTCTCTATTTGAGATTTCTGTGATGGCATAATTGTTGAAGGCAGCTTTCCACTCTTTTAACATAACATTAGAAATTAATAGAACAATAGCCTCACATGATGATAAGCCCACGATAAGAACTCAAATCTTATAAGCATACCCAGAACTtacaacaagaagaaaatgtaaatttattatcttaaaTACGACACAATGGaattaagattatatatatatctctaccAATCCGTAAATCTCTAGCAAATTTTCAAGGACATGACCAGATAGTTTTACACCTCGTCACAGTGTATCAAATCTAAAACTTAAGTCTTTCTATGTATTATGTTAAGATGCGTGATGCCATTGATCAATAGAGAAAACAGCCAGCATTAGAATTATATTTTAGTGTGGAGCTTAAGAAGTTTAAGAGGAGGGAGCAATCTTTCACTCTAAACATGAAACCAATCGCTCACTCGTGTGTTCATACAGCAAAGGTAGTAATACAAAACCAAGTACATGAAATGGAAACTGCACAACTAACACTGTCAAATTTCTCACTTTTTGAGTAATTTTTGCAGAAGAATCACTCAAGGGAGAAATTTCAGTATCCGACACAGCCACGAAAAGGTTAGGGAAAGAGAGTAATATAGGCAAAGGCCGAAAGTCTAGCATATATGAGCCATCCCAATTGTCCATACTCTATATGATTTGGCATAATCCATCAGCCAAATCAATGGGCATTACGAAAAGACCCTTACTCTCCAAGAGCTGGGCTGCAGCTATTGGGTTTTCCTCCAGCAATTTTCCCACCATCTCTTCAAGAGGTTCATTCAGCATCTGCTGGCTAAGGTAGTGGCCATATCCCTGAATATCATTAAAAACTGACAACATATCATATAGagtttgagataaaatgagCTGCTTTCCATAGATGACTGGTTACCTCGCGGAAAATGAGAGGTTCGGCACTTGATTCACCTCCCAGTCTGCTTCGACTTAAGTCCTGCAGATTAAAGTTCCCGGCAATCAGTAGTGGCTCACATAAACTAACATGCCTACCTGTGCCTGATTTCTAAGAttggaaagggaaaaaaagaaccaCCTTTATTTGAAGCTGCAAATACTTGATATAGTCAATGATATCATCCAGTACAGATGCTTGACCAccctaaaaatcaaaattaaaacatgAATTTTGATAACATTTTCGAAAGTGATCAATTGGTCTTAGAATCACATTAAGCCTCCACGCTGACGTGTTATCATACAGCTATGAAAAGCAacatacatattacattatgACGGATTTGCCTCCAATGCAGTCCCATTTTTAGAGTGTTGTGCAATATTGAATGACGCACTTATATTAGCACAATTGTAATTGTGAAGTTCAGGACCTTCatatctacaaaaacaaaaatgctgTATTCTTGTATATTTGCACAACTGAGTCTTTTCGCATCATAAGCAGATATTACTAATCAATGCGATGCATTTTCAGGTCTACTCTATGGTTTACAGGCAACAAGTTCAGATGCCTTCTCTTTCTTGACAGCCAGCTAACATTCAGTCTACTTTTGATGACTGTGATGGTTTATGCATCACATTTAATGATGCTTGAGGGAGGATAAAGCACCCATTAATCCACTGTTTGCGCTAGTTCTATAGTGGCTACTGAGAATTGATTACAGATGAAAGCATCAGAGTAAGAAGATGCAAAAAGATAATGAggtaaaaaaatgcatattccAAACAAACAAGCAGCAGTGAGAATACATACATATTACAAGCCATCGCATACGAAAACAGATTACCTCTGCAGAATATGGAAGCAGTTCTTGCAATGCATTGATTCTCTCAGCAATTCGTAGCCTGCGATTCTGAATTAAGAAACAGCAAGTCAAAAGGCTTGAAAGATCCAAGAAATATGTGATGTAATTGaaacaatttttcaaaacaattaacCATGTTTTTTGAGTATTCTTAACATTTTCACTTTGACTGACAGAGTATATGACGCATGTTTTTTGACCTAATACGGTTTTGGGCAAAGTCAACTAGACTGTCAAGTGGTTTGTAGACGTATTTTGCTTACTCGATCAGTTGCCATAGCTCCCTTTCTGCGAAGTGATTTGGACGAGAAACCAGGTGTTGTAACAATTCCAGGATCAAGTTGAGAAACATTATCATTATGTCCAACCAATTCTTGTGCCCAAGAAGTATGATTCTTGAGAGAATCCTGTAATGTTTGATGCTAATTCTTAAGAAATGAGCAATCTCTAACTGATAAAATCAGTTGAGGCAACAACCTCAGCTGGAGGTCACActaaaaagaaagtaaagatAAGGAGATTCACCTGAACATGGATCTGACATTGTTTGCTAATGGATTTATTACCGGGTTCCCCTTCATCACGTGGCCTAAGAAACCATTCCTACTCAAAACAAAGAATTTCAATGACTTTCAAAATATGTAATCGTCAGAAAAGGAATTCAATATGAAATACCATAAACTCAAAGGATAATTTGAATCCATGCATATGAAACAGTTAGGGGCAGAACTTAAGACATTGAAACTATCGCCATCTTTTTTCTCATGAAGGCCAGAACACAAAGGTCCAGCTACATATTCTGAAGTTGTAGGTTGATTAGGCTACTATACCTTAGAAGTATCCATGTCATGTAAGGAACCAACAGGTTTCGAAGCAGGAGCCATTCCAAAGTTGTTGTACATTATATCACTTTGGATTTTAGAGACACCACAGGGAACAGAATGTATTCCACCAACACTTGAAGGAACGCTCTCCAACACGTCTTCAGTAGAAGCCTTCGGGAAAAAAGTTGAACTTTCTGTGAGATAGTCGACATAATTGTGACATAATCTCGGGGTCTCAATCCACTCAGCTAAAGGCAGAGCATTAATCTGGTTGCCACATTTTCCATCAGACAAAATGAAGTTCTGGGCCGGATCATCTTCAGGTAAATGAGAGACTTCATTGGCTTTTCCGCCAAAATTCGTAGACACCAAATTCAGAGGATTGTCATTACTGGTTCCACTTTCCTCTTCCATATTTCCCGGGGCACAAACTTCCTGAACCTAACGGTCACGAGAAAGGAAACGGCATGAACTACCATCCACTGCTATTCTCATAGGCTTAACAACCAACTCCTCATAGAATAGAAACATCAGCACAGATTAACAATAATAAGCTTCTGAATATCATGTATCTACAAGTAACTGATAAAAGTAACAGGGTTCTTCGTAGGTGTTGATTAATAATTGCACAACTAGGATAAACTGAGGCCGCAATGAGGCAATTGGGCTGGTGATCTTTATTCCAAGTTTCgtcttcttttcttattctttattgGAGCTATTTGGCTAGATCATTTGGGTTTTGCAGGACTATGCAGGTTTTATGCATGTTTTTTTATACAGGTTCTCTTTGCTGGGCTGTTTTATAGGctgatttattttgatttgtttagaTTTAATTGATTTGTGTAGAACTGAGTCCTGTTTTGGTCTATTTAATATTGTATAGTGCTTGAGTTagtctttttcttattttgatgcctaggtttggtttttttcttgattatatGTAATCCCTAGGCATCCGGGttgtaaccacggtattcctccgtcataagtgtggattattaataaatttgggtaccgtcttcttcttaaaaaaaaaaaaaaaaaaattaggcaatTGGAAACCCCATCATTTTGCTAATGCCAAccccaaaaaaatgaatatgaagAGACATACCAGAAAATGAATCCAGTGAAATCAAATGAAGAACTGTTGAAGAGGAAATTAGAAACCCAATCTTTGTGCTACTGCTAACAGACAAAGGGTAAGGCTTACACGACAAAAATCCCTAACAAATACCGTAGTAGAATTATACTACCAAACATATTTGTGTAGGAAAATCCATTAGTTTGGTTCGTTCCTTTACTGAGTcaagaacaaattaattttaaaggaaaaagaaaaaaaaaaaaaaaaaagacaagaacCCATAAAACCCACACTAATATTCAATAAATGCAATACTCAATCCACAAGCttcaaagaataaaattaatggTACCATAACTGACAAGTAAAAACAGTCCATGCCCACCAGCAATGCTCTCACAACGGATAAACAGAAATAACTTTCCCATAATAACAGAGAACAAATTGTTCTGAAAATAAACAGACTAAAAGGGCTTTGCTTaacttcccaaaaaaaaaaaacactttcgTTAAGATTTGGAACTTACTAGTGTAAAGACACAATACAAATTAGCTACTCGAGGTGGGTGAGCTTGGAGACGCTTGAGGCTCGatacacaaaaagaaaaccaaatgtGAGGGAATGAAACGCAGAGAGaatgagagacagagagagatgaTGGTAAACTCCGGGCGTACCGTAGCTCACGCATTCTTACTGGTACGTACATGTAATAAGAAGGGATTTATTATCAttgtttattgttattattagttttttgccATCAGGTGGACTGGATATAAAAAACCAATTTTAGTATTTAAGGTTGTTGGACAAATACaatgaacaaaacatattgTCCCGGTCCAAGAATTTCTGACAGGATGTATACCATCCACCATCTCCATATATTTGCACCCCACTAGCGGAAGTGCTGCCACTCCTGCACACTTCCCTCCACCAGTGCATGGTGGACATGTGAACATAGGGCGACATGCATTTTAGTGTCCAGTTTATGCTTTTGTAAGCAGTGTTGTTTTGTCCAGTTGGATAGTGTACAGTAGAAATTGGGTTTTACCTTATTCCtttgtatttatttgtatttcattttcctcaaaagagataaaaaaattaaataaaaaagaaaagataaaggaggatttgaaaaaatcaatCACACTTTTTAGCatcctttcttttaatttaggCTATTCTTGACAACTCATTAATTTTCAATGAACAAAACTattgtgtgaaaaaaaaaacaaaaaactagataaagaaaaacatgttttttttttcagaagtaAGGATCACTCATCCCTTTTGGAGCTTTAAGATAATTCAAATTCTCGTGTTCTAATTATTGCATtcttaggctgcatttggatgttaagctgaGAGCTCAGCTGAGTTCAGTTCTTTATGCATATTAGTGAGTTTAGTAGTAGAGGAAGTTATATGGAgtccatctaaactgagtttaaaatgtatttggatgttaagatgagtttaacaatttttatgggaagttgaaaaatgttgtgggtctcatgtataaaga from Juglans microcarpa x Juglans regia isolate MS1-56 chromosome 4S, Jm3101_v1.0, whole genome shotgun sequence carries:
- the LOC121261840 gene encoding transcription factor bHLH7-like isoform X3, with the protein product MDCFYLSVMVQEVCAPGNMEEESGTSNDNPLNLVSTNFGGKANEVSHLPEDDPAQNFILSDGKCGNQINALPLAEWIETPRLCHNYVDYLTESSTFFPKASTEDVLESVPSSVGGIHSVPCGVSKIQSDIMYNNFGMAPASKPVGSLHDMDTSKEWFLRPRDEGEPGNKSISKQCQIHVQHQTLQDSLKNHTSWAQELVGHNDNVSQLDPGIVTTPGFSSKSLRRKGAMATDRNRRLRIAERINALQELLPYSAEGGQASVLDDIIDYIKYLQLQIKDLSRSRLGGESSAEPLIFREGYGHYLSQQMLNEPLEEMVGKLLEENPIAAAQLLESKGLFVMPIDLADGLCQII
- the LOC121261840 gene encoding transcription factor bHLH7-like isoform X4; translated protein: MEEESGTSNDNPLNLVSTNFGGKANEVSHLPEDDPAQNFILSDGKCGNQINALPLAEWIETPRLCHNYVDYLTESSTFFPKASTEDVLESVPSSVGGIHSVPCGVSKIQSDIMYNNFGMAPASKPVGSLHDMDTSKEWFLRPRDEGEPGNKSISKQCQIHVQHQTLQDSLKNHTSWAQELVGHNDNVSQLDPGIVTTPGFSSKSLRRKGAMATDRNRRLRIAERINALQELLPYSAEGGQASVLDDIIDYIKYLQLQIKDLSRSRLGGESSAEPLIFREGYGHYLSQQMLNEPLEEMVGKLLEENPIAAAQLLESKGLFVMPIDLADGLCQII
- the LOC121261840 gene encoding transcription factor bHLH7-like isoform X5 — translated: MEEESGTSNDNPLNLVSTNFGGKANEVSHLPEDDPAQNFILSDGKCGNQINALPLAEWIETPRLCHNYVDYLTESSTFFPKASTEDVLESVPSSVGGIHSVPCGVSKIQSDIMYNNFGMAPASKPVGSLHDMDTSKEWFLRPRDEGEPGNKSISKQCQIHVQDSLKNHTSWAQELVGHNDNVSQLDPGIVTTPGFSSKSLRRKGAMATDRNRRLRIAERINALQELLPYSAEGGQASVLDDIIDYIKYLQLQIKDLSRSRLGGESSAEPLIFREGYGHYLSQQMLNEPLEEMVGKLLEENPIAAAQLLESKGLFVMPIDLADGLCQII
- the LOC121261840 gene encoding transcription factor bHLH7-like isoform X2, which codes for MGKLFLFIRCESIAGGHGLFLLVQEVCAPGNMEEESGTSNDNPLNLVSTNFGGKANEVSHLPEDDPAQNFILSDGKCGNQINALPLAEWIETPRLCHNYVDYLTESSTFFPKASTEDVLESVPSSVGGIHSVPCGVSKIQSDIMYNNFGMAPASKPVGSLHDMDTSKEWFLRPRDEGEPGNKSISKQCQIHVQDSLKNHTSWAQELVGHNDNVSQLDPGIVTTPGFSSKSLRRKGAMATDRNRRLRIAERINALQELLPYSAEGGQASVLDDIIDYIKYLQLQIKDLSRSRLGGESSAEPLIFREGYGHYLSQQMLNEPLEEMVGKLLEENPIAAAQLLESKGLFVMPIDLADGLCQII
- the LOC121261840 gene encoding transcription factor bHLH7-like isoform X1 yields the protein MGKLFLFIRCESIAGGHGLFLLVQEVCAPGNMEEESGTSNDNPLNLVSTNFGGKANEVSHLPEDDPAQNFILSDGKCGNQINALPLAEWIETPRLCHNYVDYLTESSTFFPKASTEDVLESVPSSVGGIHSVPCGVSKIQSDIMYNNFGMAPASKPVGSLHDMDTSKEWFLRPRDEGEPGNKSISKQCQIHVQHQTLQDSLKNHTSWAQELVGHNDNVSQLDPGIVTTPGFSSKSLRRKGAMATDRNRRLRIAERINALQELLPYSAEGGQASVLDDIIDYIKYLQLQIKDLSRSRLGGESSAEPLIFREGYGHYLSQQMLNEPLEEMVGKLLEENPIAAAQLLESKGLFVMPIDLADGLCQII